The genomic region GGAAAGCCACCGAATCCTCGTACGCCTTCGTATATGCAGCAGTGCCCGACCAGTGATGGCGTTTTGAAGCCTTGTAAGAAGTCCCTGGTTCGACACCCGTCACTTGTGAGTTGCCTTTTCATGATTTTCTTATTCAGTTCCtttatttgttgttgttgtttttcTACAATCAGTCGGTGGCATTTTAATTGTCggtgattttgattttttgttcttttcatcGTTTTTAGGTGGAATGCCGATTTTTGAAGTGTATTAACTGAtggaaattttggaatttaaatatttaagaaaataaactgttaaataaaaaaagtgaaatttAGAGGTTGTTCTTGTTAAGGTTCATCTAGATATAAAGAAGCTATGTAATTTGcgatgtgtgtgtgtgtgtgtgtttgttttttttttggactAATGGGTATAAGGAGATTGATTGGCGATGAATCTGATCACCTTATGTGGTTCATGTGGGGCATTATAAAAAgagatttgaaaaaaatcagCTACTATATTTGGTTTTGGTAGATTGGTGGCGGTGGTTGCTGGATTCATGTAAAGTTTCTTGTGGTATTGAACGGTGTGATTACTTATTGACCTATCCAACCATAGCTCGCtaatgagaaaatgaaaatgaaaatataattaaaggGGATTCATGAGGAGATAAAGATGTAGATGGAGTTAGGTGGTGCTCTTGTTTTATGATATGCTAGTTAAAGTTCTGCAATCTGAAACGTGGTTGATGTTAGTGATGATTGACTTAGGGAGACAAATTGCTAGCAATTCTACTTCTGAAGAAGTTAGCTTGCATTCTGGGTAGATAGTAGATCTGGCGATCCGTGTTTTCGTGTCTTAAACGTGTCagacacgaaacacgttaaggttaaatatgaatataacACAAATAATATTCGTGTCTTAAATCTAAAAAATGTACATGTTTACGTTTAATAACCGTGTAACTTGATATGACACGATTAAAACGTTTATTAAACATGTCAATATACTACACGACACGATCAATAACATGATTAACACatttaacacgattaaataaaaatatttacaattgaatataattttattatttaactttaaaatcaataattataacaaaacaaaataataataacatcaaatataacaaaataaaagttcaaaattaTGGTTTGGGTATGGCATAATTACATTATTagctttataaaatttaaaaaacttatcaaaataattgtttaaaattatttaagtaagGCTTAAATAGTATttgactattaatttttaacaagttgATAAACGTGTCATgtatacacgtttaaacacgataatatgattaattaaatgtatttttaatGCGTTACTCGTGTTTGACATGTTAAGACACGAAAATTTTCGCGTTTTAAACGTGTCAGACACAATTAGACATGAAACACGTTAAGATTAAACCCAAACTTGTTTAACGCCGTGTCTTTCCGTGTTGTGTTAACGTGTCGTATCCAAAATTGTCAGGTCTGGTAGATAGTTTGGCTGTATTTGCAAAGAATTGTTGTTTGGTTTGCTTGGAGTCTGGAATGGTGTGATCATATATATTCTCCAAAGTTTGCCTcttgaatgaaaataaaagaaaataaaaggaagGGAGATTCATGGGGGGCTAGAAAGATAAATGGCTTGAACTGAGGAAAggttttagcttaattttggCATAGAATGCATATAGCTAAGGCCAATGATCAGGATAAATTGAGTGGAGATAAGCTTTGTCTAAAATCATCTCATAATTGGCTACTGGCTGATTTCCCTGACGTAATTGTCATCCTAATTTTCTACAACTTATTTGTACGATTAATTACCAAATTGTGCATGTTGGATATGTTTTGGTTTCTTCACTTAGGTAATGACCTTCAGTGTTCAACTCGTTTTTCTACTCTGTTATTAACAGTCTGTAGCACTATTTATCATTGACTTATTTTTGAGCTAATTTAAGAGATACTGTGCCATATGTTGATAGACAAATAATCCAATTGTATATTTAGTCATCAATATTGTGATAAATTTTGTTATCTTATGTTGTTTTCTCCAACTTTTTTCTGAGTTTTGACATATAGCATGATCTCCTCCTCTCTCCCCTCTTCCCCCTCCTTTTTCTCCTGGACTGCTTTTATATGCTGAGGAGTTTTGTGCTATTCTTTTAGCTGGATGCTGTCGTTTATGCAGttatttcttctcattttatgaaatttctCTGTGCTTGGCCATGCTTAGTCAATGTGCTTTCTTACTTAAGAGTATGAAGGaattatatatgttgcatGTCATTGTTAGAGTTTGAGAAGTTTGTTTTCTACAGATGAAATGTTTGCACATGGTAACTCTCATGGAGATGAAcaatgttttcctttttttgtttctgattCTAATTTTAGCAGGTGAAGTCAAAGGCATCAGATATTGCTGTTGAAAATGGACATGCTATAGAGAATCATGGTGctgatttcatccctatagTCCGTTCCGGAGCATGGGCTGACATAGGGTTTCGAACAAGCATGGAAGATGTATATTTGTGTGTTGATGATTTTATGCATGATTATGGGCTCAAGAATTTTGCTGATGGGCCTAGTGCCTTCTATGGGGTATATACTTTCCCTTATTGTTTTGTCCGTCTGGTATACTtgttttatttctaactatAATTATAGTTCTGGTGTATTTTAGATCTGATACATCTGTTGCATTCCTCTCAAGTACAGTTTTCCTAGTCAAGAGTTTTGAACTGTGGGGTTCTTTTAGTCAGGTTTAGTCAAGTGTAAGAAATGAAGTCATTTCAGGCTGGCTGTTTAGTTCATTCACTAAGCATTAAAAGCAATTTTTGTGTTAGTTTCTTAGAAGGTTTTGCAGGTTCCTTTACATGATCTTTACCCTgcaaaagcaagaaaattatCCAAGATATGCTTTTGATGGGCCCTTGCATAGCATCAAGCTTTATTAACAGTAGGGACATGTCAAGTTGGAACAGTTGATAGATTCCTTTGCATATATTTGTGTattgatggcagtttgacatTAGCATTTCCAACTTTTTGGTGGTCAGGTGTTTGATGGACATGGTGGGAAGCATGCTGCTGACTTTGCTTGCTATCATTTACCAAGGTTCATTGTTGAGGATGCAGACTTTCCTGGAGAGATTGAGAGGGTTTTGGCTTCAGCATTTCTGCAAACTGATACTGCTTTTGCAGAAGCTTGTGCATTGGATTCGGCCCTTGCTTCTGGTACCACTGCATTGGCAGCTCTTATTCTTGGGAGGTTAGCATTGTCTACTAACAGAAAGTATTTGTGTGAAAtattctccaatttaacttAACATGTAAGATAGCATTCCTCCGTCCTGCATTTACAGCTTTAAGAAACAATAACCCACTGGAGGCATTGCAAATCAGTTACACGGTTTGCCAATGTGTGTTAATTGATAAAACCATCCATATTGATGGCCTGTTTCTTTGCtggaatttcttttcttgaacAGAGAACTctatttttgtcaaataatTCCCCTCACtctctttgattttattaacCTGTTTCACTCTTCCTTTTTCCAGTGGTAAGTATGATGTCTCCATGATCATGCAGTAAAGATTCATTGTCAAACAAAGTCAACAAACATAATTTCAGTTGAAGATTGCACGTTCTATTCCAAATTACTATTTGCATTTTACTTTTGATTCTATGTATGTGCTTCCTGTTCTTGTGACAATAAcaaaaaagtaataatattGGGGTCTTGAGtttgtaataatatttaatgaGCATTTAAACTTGTGGCAAAGCCTATTAGACGTGTAGAAAActgtttaaattaataatcatatgaAAAAGCTGCAGTTTAAACTCTGTTGTAAGGCATTACTTGTTAATCTAAGTagattaatgataaaaaaaagagatatgaatggatgaaattggctaattctttttttttttttttaagttttggaTCCCCCTGTCCTGTCCCCCTTTTGGTGTAAGGATGTCCTAtgtcatattttaatttaataaccATGGTAACTAATTAGATTTTGTGCTTTAAAAGATGATAGGATCTCATCACTTGTTTGTTGACTTTGTTTCTGATGTCAGAATGTTGGTTGTGGCAAATGCTGGAGATTGTCGAGCAGTTTTGTGCCGTCGCGGCAAAGCCATTGAAATGTCAAGAGATCACAAACCCATTTGCAATAGAGAGAAAAAACGCATTGAGGCATCTGGAGGTTATGTATGTGATGGTTACCTCAATGGGCAACTTAATGTGGCCCGTGCTTTAGGAGATTGGCACGTGGAAGGAATGAAAGGTGCAGATGGTGGGTCACTGAGTGCAGAGCCTGAGCTTATGACTGCAAATCTAACTGAGGAGGATGAATTTCTTATCATAGGATGTGATGGGCTTTGGGATGTGTTCCGGAGCCAAAATGCTGTTGATTTTGCGAGGCGGAGGCTTCAGGAGCACAATGATCCAGTCATGTGTAGTAAGGATCTGGTAGATGAAGCTTTGAAGAGGAAAAGTGGGGATAACTTAGCTGTTGTTGTTGTTTGCTTTCAATCCCATCCACCCCCGAACTTGGTTGCCCCTCGTGCAAGAGTGCAGAGGAGCTTTTCTGCTGAGGGGTTGAGGGAGTTGCAAAGCTTCTTGGATAGTTTGGGAAACTGAGATGGTGACGAATGcttacttttttctttatatttgcCCCCTTCCAACTGAGTAGTTCATTTGTAGTTTTAGGTATTGAGAGAGAATGAGTGTCAATTGTAACATACGCGGCTGCAAGTCGATCCACATAATTTGGTGTTTCAGGAGTAGGGgtttaaatttatcttatTTTGGCCCTTGTTAGGCACTTATTCAAGCAGAAATATTTATTCCATGTTACCGGTTAAGATTGATTAATGTTTGTATTCCTTTAGGTGTACTTTCCTGACGGAAATAGGAGTTGCATTGGTCCATATAGCCCATGAGTCGTTAAATTTGTTGATCTGTCCCATGCATGTCGCTTTGTACCCGTCAAGCATGAAAGATGGAGAGCATTCTAAATGAGGGCAAATCCTACTTATGGGCTGCAGCCTCACGTGCATACATTAGCCTGTCTTGCCAAAATAGAAGGTATCGCTTGACGCGTAACTTTGAGTTGCCCCCTAAAATTGGATCAGTTCTTTGACGGATTGGGTTTTCCTTGTGTAAAACCAATCTCAGTGTCTGATCTCGGATTTGCCTTGTCCATTACATTTTCAGGCCCTGGTATTCATCTGTTCAGCAGACGGAGGATTGCATTCTTATGATCTGTCTGACCTTTCTTCGTTCACATCATACTAGAGACATTCATCATAAAGACCAAACCACTGATTGTCCAGGAGCTGATGTAATCTGAAACGTAACATTCGAAGCATCTTTCCCTAACACTATATTtcctctatttttcttccttcctaTTGTCCTCCTTCCTGCCAAACACAGTGTACGTGATGGAAAAATGTTGTAGTTTTCGTGTCCCCCGTGTTACCATAATATCACATAAATCCCTCTTATTTCAACTGACACGTATAATTATGTGCCAATTACGGTCAGGACTTGACAATACAATTGCAAGTCCTGACAAGATTGAGAAGGCTTTTATAGTGATTGAACATAACGCACACTGGGAGTTTTACAAAGAGAAAGAGGACAGTGGGAAGGAGGAGcggaaaacaaaacaagactGCGAAATACTATACATTTGACCCAAGTTCATTGGACTCTGTTTGTAGAAGCAGATGGGGTTTTGTTTTGTGCCTGAGAGAGACGTAACTTGCGTATCTTCCAGGACGGCAGATTTGTTTGGCATCCTCATCTCCTTTGGTAGTTAAACGCCTTAATCGAGAAGGCGAATATGAACGCAATTAGCACAGGTATTCCAACAATTACAACTGCAACGACTCCCAGAAAGTCACTTCTAAAGCCGAAATAGGTCCTTACGAAATGTCCCACTGTCTCACCTGACTCAAATTTATCCTTTACGCCCCCAAATTGTGAAGCAGCCAACCCATACAGGGTCCATGAAACAGGGCAGATCCAATAGAACCATCTCCACCACACAGGAATCCTCTGTCGTTGAAACAATGAACGTTCGTTGAATTAGGCTATGTAGGGTCGCATTTAGTGTTCTAAGGTAATATATGCTTAGGGTCAGTGTAGCTTACCGTTCGAGGAATGATGAATCCTGAAAAAAGGTTCCATATTCGATAGAAGAAGGTTGAAATTATGGCAGCATTATGTTGGTTGGCAGTAACCGCTACAGTCATCATCCCATAGAAAGTATAGTATAAGAGGGTGAAGTACATAAAGAAAAGATACCAAAAGAACTTGCTAGCTGTCCATTCAAATCCAATCATTGCATACACTATAACTCCGTATATAAGAGTTTGAATCAAAGTGTATGGCAGCTCAATGACAACCTGCAAAACAGAGACTTTTGTGAGGAAACTTAATGCTACTACGCCTGACTCTTTACAAGAAAGAAACTATTCTTGAACCTTTCAGTAAGATTAGATTGTTCACAATGGCTATAATTTAATTCATTAGTTCTCCTTAACACCCTATAAGTTAAGCATTGTTTCTTCATTTATAACCAACCTTCtggcttcttttctttccagACTTAACTAATTCTCTATTAACTTGTTACAACTACCAGAGATGACAATACCATTAGGGAAATGTCCAAAAGCAAAGGAATAGCAGTGTACCTGTCCGAAGGCATATGGCAATGCTGAGTACATGCCGGCTGCCTTTTCTCTGTAAAAGACTGTTCTTTCAACAGCAACAACCGGTTGTACTGATACAGCGTTTTGAAGTCCTAAGAAAATTACAGCAGTATACATAGAACCTACTGCATTTAAGATATCCTGTTGCCTTGTTCTGTGGTTccaaaaatttttcacttcaatTAGTAGTTGAAGTAACCAAAACTAGGCTTTATTGCACAATAATTATATACCTTTTGGAACCTAGATCCCAGAATATCGTTCCAAGCAGTAGAGCTATAGCAGTTGTGAATACGAGTCTCACTGCAGTGTATGGTGGGTTTCGCCAGTAAGACCAATGCTGCTTCCAAAGACAAGCCATACATTGGATTTGGAAAGGCTGTGAATATCTAGTCTGGAAGTGTAGATCTTTGGAACCAGGAGCAGGAGTGCTAAGCTCCTTGATCAATGCTTTGTTTCTCCTACACCAGTAATTTTACAGGGTTAATAGTTAGTATAGAACAGCATTATTGATTATAACTAACTAATTCTAGCTATCTTTTAAGGACATGGATATTTGTCCTTTCAAACTCAAGTCATTTCAATCTTAGTTTTTAAACATGAAAGAATTGTCAATACAAATTTCAgaaataattgattaactaCAGAGCTTGTTTTGACTATAACAACATTGGACTTGTTTCCAgcatttaaaacttaaaacatgAGTGCCTGACTGTCTGGAGGCTctttctttttactccttGAAAAATTGAGGTGATCCTACCTATACAATTCTGAGTTCTTATATATGTTGGTGAAGTTGATGCCAATAATTTCTTCTTGTATAGCCGAAGTAATCTCCAGCATCCAAGTTGCAGGGTTGTAACCATCCTTTATCTTTGGAATGCCTTTAATTTCCTAGTAAAAGCAAAACTTCTTTCAGCAATTTTGGAGCAGACATACAAAAATTGCATTATCATAATGTAGCTACTAGACTAACCTCAAAATACTTAATCAGGCGACAAGAATGACGACCCAATGGACCTACATATATTTCTTCACCTCCCCTTTTCATCAGAAATAGCTGTATTTGACCATTAATATGCGCGTGTTAGTTTAAGGAATAGAAAAGGTAATTGGATGCCTTACCTAGATAAGACTCTCACCTCGTCAAAAGCATCAAATATATCAATGCTAGGCTGGTGGATGGTGCACACAACAGTTCGTCCTGTGTCCACAGTGTTCCTCACAGCTCTCATTACAATTGCTGCTGCCCTAGCATCAAGGCCAGATGTTGGTTCATCCATGAATATAATAGATGGGTTGGAAACAAGCTCAACTGCAATAGTTAGCCTTTTGCGCTGCTCAGTTGAAAGACCACTAACTCCAGGTGATCCTACAAGTGCTTCCCTTAAGGGAGTCAGCTCCACAAGCTCCATGACTTCCTCAGCAAACATCTATAACCCATCAATTTAAGCAACAAATAAGCTTGACACTGCCTAAACAAAATGTGCTACTGTCTGTATTAATAACAGTAGTAACTTTTCTCATTTCCTATTGATTACAAAGAGAATTTCTGTCAAATTCTACTAGTTTGCCTCTTTGTTCccagaaaaataatataaagcaAGAACATACCTTCCTGGCCTCAGAATTAACCTTAAGGGGTAGTCTAAGCCATGCAGAAAATAGTAAGGACTCATAGACTGTAACATACGGAGAATGGACATCTGTTTGCTCACAGTACCCTGATATGCGAGCAAATGTTTCTTGCTTCTTTGGGTACCCTGAAATTGTGATGCTTCCATCTATATAACCACCTGTTTTTCTTCCAGCTAACACGTCCATTAAAGTTGTCTTGCCAGCACCACTGACTCCCATCAAAGCTGTTAGGACTCCAGGCCTGAAAGCACCACTCACTCCCTTCAAAAGTTCCAGTCGATCCTCTGGAACTCCTTGCTCTTTCATTTCCTGCAAGTGTTGTAAAAAGTTCAGCATGAAGATACACTTAGCATTAATTGAGATATCCTGATTTGAAAGGATTTTAGAATTTAGGTGGACTCTATGCTAATTCCAAAAGGCAACTTACCAATAAAACGTTATGGAACCTAGCGCTGAGTGAAAATTCTTCAACATGTAGTGCAATAGTACTGAATTGCACATATGCAGTGCCATATCATTGAATATGAATCAAAATCTATAGAGAATGCATCAAAACTTTAACAGTGCAGTTGACATATGCTCCTCTACTTCCTAGGTTCCCACTTATTGCTGCCTTTTTTAAAAGCTTAAAGATACCTGCGGCATGTCTACAGCATATCTGATTTCATCAAAAGTTATAGAAAACGGTTCAAAAGGGAGAACAGTCCCCCTTCTACTTGGCTGACTAGCTTCATCAAAGCTGCCCATTCTTGCATAAGGTGGCCTAGATGATGGGCTTCTTGGGCTTTCTTTCCCTTGGTCTGCATTGATTTTACAATGATCATGCTGTAGCTTGTATAACAAAAGGTAGCATGAGAAAATAGTTCAACAATTCTAATGACCTACCAGAAGATTTCTTTCCTCTTAATGATAATTCAACGGACTGCCTTCTGCTGTCAACCTCAGGCAAGGTTTCTTTAGATATTACTGCTTGAGGCTTACTGAATGCTACAGAAAATTAACCTAGTTTAGAGCATAGTCTCTGCATTTGAAACTCATAAGCATAGGAATAGAAACTTACGATTAAGATACTTTAGAGCCGAACTGAAGAGGAAATTGAATAGGAAAGCATATCCAATTAAAGCACCCACTCCAATCCAGTACCAATGTGCTTCTGGGAAAATCCCACGAGATTTTAAGACCAAAACTCCTAAACTTTCTGTGGAATTAGGTGGAATCTACATGATGATATTTTGCAGATACTTGTTAATTGGTGGCGATCAAAACAATCTCCACTATTACATTTAATTTGcttctttcatcaaaattcaagaaagATGGCCTTACATGTCTCCAACTCTTCCCAAGAAATTCATTCACAGCTATAGAGTTTTGTGCATACATCAGCGGTGAGACCCAATAACCCCACAACCACCACTTCTTCACACCATCTGATGCAAAAGAGTATATTCTTTACTGTGAAAAACTCAATATATATCACAGTGAAggaaaacaaagcaagaaacaaTAAGATGAATCAAGCTCATGTTTAATTCACCTCGTGACAAGATGAATCCTCCCATAGCACTAATTGCCAGCAAAGCTAGTGAACCGCAAGTATTTGCAACAATCATATTTCTTCCTACTGCTGCCAATAATCGGAACAATCCCGACGCCATCTGGTTAAGACACAGGAGTAAAAGGTACTGTCTCAACAACCTGCCAGTGAGAGCTTTAATTAGGGTTGACTGACACAAAAGATATAATCATTGTGTATTTCATTTCTCACCTCCCTACATTTGGATCAAAGCCTATGACATAATAAGTCATGACTATCCAAATGGTGACTTCTATCAAGGTGATTGGAATCTTCATAATCCATGTGGTTAGAGCATATGCCCATGAaggataaaaaagaaagtccCTTTGCTTGTAGAAGACAGGAAGTTTAATGATGGTCATTGATATCTCTGAGACTCCATTGAGCATTATCACCATGAGAGTAAAGAATAATGCACCCATAAAAATCCCACCATCTATGACTGAGTTCCGGTGCATATCCACTTTCAGAAACAATGTCATTGTTATGAAAGCTGTAAAGATGAGCTGAAATACACAAGAAAGTGGGGATAATAAAAGGACAAATAACACCATCTCTAGGACATGAGTCCAAAAACTCAGGGATACAATTTAACTTATGGAGTTTTCTATATTTACAATACAATAATTAACCCTCTTGAGAATGCTTCTAATTAGATACTACTCACCTGGATAACTTTGAAAGCATAGACAAATAAGTTCCTTTTCATAAGCAGATAGTCCCTTGATATGCAAGCTTTTAACAGTTGCTTCTGGCTAACACCATACTTCTCTGTCGCTAGAGCAGCAGGGTGGCTTTGTGACTTGTCAAATGGAGTTGCAAGCTCTTCATTTAGTTTTTGACCAATTTGAAATGACTGAAATTCTTCGGCAAATTGTTTGGCAGTAACAAAAGTATAACGCTCATTTTTATGCACCCAGTACTGCTCTTGATCTTTCCTTGATGTCACCTGTTGCAACTCTATGAGAATGTATTCAAACATAACCTGAATATTTACTAGGAATACTTGAAAGAAAGTGTGGTGAACATTAGAATTTACTTCTTGTAGAAAATCAGCAACTCCTTTTCTCTCAGGACACTTGAAACCCATGTATTCAAAGAACTCGAGCACATTTTCACGAGGTCCTTGGTAGGCAATTTGTCCATCTGAGAGAAGAATTATATCATCAAACAGGTCATATGTTTCTGGGGCTGGTTGGAGAAGAGAGATAACAGCAGTTCCATTCAGGATGTGGATGGATTGTCTTAGTGCATTCACTATTTGGAATGTTGTTGAACTGTCCAAACCAGTAGATATCTCATCCATGAAAAGTGCTTTTGCTGGTCCAACGAGCATCTCCCCTGTATCATTTAGCATAGAAAACAACTTGACCATCAGTTTAAACTTTTGGACTAATTACTAGACAAATTCACGCTATACCTGTCAAAAAATCATTGAATAAGCTCACCTGTTGTGACTCGCTTCTTTTGTCCGCCAGAGATACCTCGTATCATTTCATCTCCCACCATGGTATCAGCGCAAACTTCAAGTCCCAATATCTACAAACTTTAAGAATAAGAGAACAAATAGTtgcaaagattttttttaaaaaaaatttgatattttatattttcttatatcaTTTGTTAGCTTagatcattttaaaattttcaccttGAGTATATAATCTGTAACTACGCTGGTCTCTTGCCCCTCCAGTGCTGCTGCCTGTTactttaacaataaaaatatcattttcgaACCTCAAAAACACTTCTCACAATGTAAATGAACCCcttcaaataagaaattaaagtaaaaatatttatccaGAATGATTTAAATCACTTTGGTTCATAGTTGTTATATCACCTTCATATAGATGTCAATATCAGGGTCAGGTTTTATATTTGCTGccttctctcttcttgctaATTCTACCAACATGTCTGCCAATATGAACAATCTTTAATTATGTGACTCAACAATTCCTAAAACAAGCAAGTGTATGTCAATTGTAGTGTTTCAGCTTACCGTAACGAGGTCCAACTCCTTGACATCTTGCAGAAAAAGCCAACGTTTCTCTTACTGTCATTTCTCCTATGTGGACATCGTACTGACTTATATAAGCCGATGTCCTCTGCGGTACGAACTCTTCCATTTCATGTCCATTATAAGTTACCCTTCCAGAAATCTGAAATTTTCACATGTCCTCATATCAGATCATAATATCAATTAATTCCAATGAACATGCCGGTAGAATATAAGCTTATTTCTTACTTTTAGTTCTTTACGAAGCTTTCCAGCCAATGCTAATAGTAATGTGGTCTTGCCTGAGCTTGGAGGCCCTAACAGCAATGCCATTCTGTCCAAGTTTGGCAAAGAAATGGGCAGTTTAACATTTCACGAGCTCATAACAAGTTCATGTACTAGTTGAATTAGTCTCCATACCTTTGAGGCCTGATGATTCCACTGACATCTTTAAGTATGGGCAACGTTTTTTTCTTGCTTGGGAGGATATGAAGGTAATTCAAGAAACCCTTTATCAAGACAAGAAGACTTAAAAACCAGGTTTGAAAATTggtaattttgagatattaaTAGATGATAAAGCATGTTTGGGATTCAAAAATACCTCAAACATGTTCACACAGTAGTTGAACACAGTTGGTAATGCTCTACTTCCCTCATAAGCTTCTGCTTCAACATTTAAATGCTCGAACCGGACTTCAATTGTCGGAAGGTTAATCCCAActctggtttttttttttaatttttttttcagtttgagaaacaaagaTACTCAAATGAATGCTTAAAACACAAACTTCATGAAGAATGATGGCAGTCAAATGAAACTTACTGGTCAATGCGTTCCCTGAGCCTCAACAAGAACTTCTCATGATCTTCCCCGGCAACTTTCACTAGTCTCTCCACCAAATTCCTTCTCTCCAGCAACCCCAGATTCTTGATGTCAACTTCCCTCAATTGACGACCTTCTTCAGCAAGTATACCTGTTCTGATACGTGAAAATGTTGGCAGCTTCTCAATAGCAGCCCATTTCAAAGCTTCTTCATCGTCTTCTTCCTGGAAAGACTTGGAGAAAACTTCCATGGAGTTGCTCCTCCATAACTTAGAACTCCCTATGCGTAAACTACTGGCTCTATATGGTTCACCACTCTCCATTCCGCCACGCCAAGTAGTAGATACACTTAACAAAAGCAAAGGGTGATGAAAACTGAGTTACATgcttaatataataatttcagAGATGATGCAGCTGTTCACAATAAAAGATACAATGAGTGAAGTGAGTGGAGACAGACAGTACTCGAGAGTAACATAACAATCCTTGGCCATTCCTTTATCAGAAGGATAATTGCCtgtttagatattttaaaaggtTTAGACAGGACACGGGTCCAGAGGCTGCGGgatcattttctctttctcattcaCAAGAAAACAACTTTGAAAAACAACCCCACCAATAATTCATTACAACAACAGATTTGTCAAACACTGTAGCCCCGTCCAATCAACAAGGATACGCTCCAAATTGCTTTCCATGGTGGAATCAGCCAAGATACATGCTCCCAATAGTTTGCATTTTCTTCCAGGCAGGATTTATAGCTCAACCACCTTGACATGcatcaaagaaagaaagggccCCCAAGTAGGTGGCGCGGT from Theobroma cacao cultivar B97-61/B2 chromosome 9, Criollo_cocoa_genome_V2, whole genome shotgun sequence harbors:
- the LOC18588958 gene encoding pleiotropic drug resistance protein 1, with protein sequence MESGEPYRASSLRIGSSKLWRSNSMEVFSKSFQEEDDEEALKWAAIEKLPTFSRIRTGILAEEGRQLREVDIKNLGLLERRNLVERLVKVAGEDHEKFLLRLRERIDQVGINLPTIEVRFEHLNVEAEAYEGSRALPTVFNYCVNMFEGFLNYLHILPSKKKTLPILKDVSGIIRPQRMALLLGPPSSGKTTLLLALAGKLRKELKISGRVTYNGHEMEEFVPQRTSAYISQYDVHIGEMTVRETLAFSARCQGVGPRYDMLVELARREKAANIKPDPDIDIYMKAAALEGQETSVVTDYILKILGLEVCADTMVGDEMIRGISGGQKKRVTTGEMLVGPAKALFMDEISTGLDSSTTFQIVNALRQSIHILNGTAVISLLQPAPETYDLFDDIILLSDGQIAYQGPRENVLEFFEYMGFKCPERKGVADFLQEVTSRKDQEQYWVHKNERYTFVTAKQFAEEFQSFQIGQKLNEELATPFDKSQSHPAALATEKYGVSQKQLLKACISRDYLLMKRNLFVYAFKVIQLIFTAFITMTLFLKVDMHRNSVIDGGIFMGALFFTLMVIMLNGVSEISMTIIKLPVFYKQRDFLFYPSWAYALTTWIMKIPITLIEVTIWIVMTYYVIGFDPNVGRLLRQYLLLLCLNQMASGLFRLLAAVGRNMIVANTCGSLALLAISAMGGFILSRDGVKKWWLWGYWVSPLMYAQNSIAVNEFLGKSWRHIPPNSTESLGVLVLKSRGIFPEAHWYWIGVGALIGYAFLFNFLFSSALKYLNPFSKPQAVISKETLPEVDSRRQSVELSLRGKKSSDQGKESPRSPSSRPPYARMGSFDEASQPSRRGTVLPFEPFSITFDEIRYAVDMPQEMKEQGVPEDRLELLKGVSGAFRPGVLTALMGVSGAGKTTLMDVLAGRKTGGYIDGSITISGYPKKQETFARISGYCEQTDVHSPYVTVYESLLFSAWLRLPLKVNSEARKMFAEEVMELVELTPLREALVGSPGVSGLSTEQRKRLTIAVELVSNPSIIFMDEPTSGLDARAAAIVMRAVRNTVDTGRTVVCTIHQPSIDIFDAFDELFLMKRGGEEIYVGPLGRHSCRLIKYFEEIKGIPKIKDGYNPATWMLEITSAIQEEIIGINFTNIYKNSELYRRNKALIKELSTPAPGSKDLHFQTRYSQPFQIQCMACLWKQHWSYWRNPPYTAVRLVFTTAIALLLGTIFWDLGSKRTRQQDILNAVGSMYTAVIFLGLQNAVSVQPVVAVERTVFYREKAAGMYSALPYAFGQVVIELPYTLIQTLIYGVIVYAMIGFEWTASKFFWYLFFMYFTLLYYTFYGMMTVAVTANQHNAAIISTFFYRIWNLFSGFIIPRTRIPVWWRWFYWICPVSWTLYGLAASQFGGVKDKFESGETVGHFVRTYFGFRSDFLGVVAVVIVGIPVLIAFIFAFSIKAFNYQRR